The region AAACCCGTGGCGCCGCGGGGCCCGCGGTCCCTACGGTGGTGCCCGTCACCGCCCCCTACCGAACGAGGCCACCGATGACCATGCCCAGGAAGGGCACCCGCAGGATCACCGTCGACGGCGTCGCCTACCGCTGGCGCCACCGCTCCCGCCGCAGCGTCACCGAGGCCCGGGCCCGCTCCCGCCCGCTGACCTTCGCCGTGGAGCGCGAGGACGCGCCCGGCCGCCTGCTCTCGGTGACCCTGGGCGAGTGGCTTCCGTTGTCCCACTACTGCTGCCCGGACTGCTCGCCCGACGAGTTCATGCCCGAGCCCATCACCCCGGCCCGGGTGGCCGAGGCGGTCCGCGCCGCGCTCGCCGACGGCTGGGACCCGCAGGGGCCCGCCGGGGTGCACCGGCTGGACATGCGCCCGCTCATCGCCGCCGGGGCCTGACCGGCCGGGCGGCTCAGACCCGCAGCCCGAACGGGGCGGCCGCCTTGATCGCCCCGTTGACCTGCACCTCCACCAGGTGTTCGCCCGGGTGGTGGGTGCGGGTGCTGACCGGCTTCACCCGGTGCCGCTTGACCAGCGCGCGCCGCTCGCCCGCGCACAGCTCCACGGTGGTCCACTTGAACACCTTGGGGCGGCGGGTGCCGTCGGCCTTCACGTAGTGGACCCGGTAGTCCACGATGACCGTGTGCGGGCGGTCGTCGGTGTTGGCCAGCTCCACCCGCACCTCCAGGGTGTCCCCCAGGTCCAGGACGGTGGGGGAGAGGGCCAGCCCCTCGGCGAGCACGTGGTCGCCCCCGGTCGCTCCCAGCAGCGCCAGCGCCCGCGGGTCGCCCCGCTTGACCAGGGTGCGCAGCGCGTGCCGGACGGTCCAGGCGGTCTCGGGGGTCGGGCTCTCCCGGGTCCACCGCTCGGCCAGGTCCAGGATCCGTCCGGGGTGGTCGCGCGAGATGTCGTTGAGGTTGTTGGCGACCGAGGTGCGAACGTACGCCGACGGGTCGTTGCGCAGCGCCTCCAGGACCTCCAGCACCGGCCCGGGGTCGGCGACGAACTCCGGCAGCCGCCGCGCCCACGGCAGCCGGGGCCGCAGCCCCTCGCTGGCGAACCGCCGCACGTTGGGGTCGGGGTCGGCGGCGCAGGCGCGCATCAGCTCCATGGCCGCCTCCCGGTGGTGGACCAGGAAGGGGCGCACCGCGAACTCGGAGGTGTGCCGCCGGGTGATCTCCACCAGAGCAGGCAGCGACACCTCGGGGTGGGCCACCCCGTACTCCTCCACGAACCGGGCCACCGCCATCAGGTGGAAGCCCTGCGCGTACATCCCCGCCCCGTCCACCAGGTCCTCGCCCAGGGAGTCCACGAGCACCCCGACGGCCTCGGGGTAGGCGGCGGGCAGCCGGGCGCGCAGGCCCTCGGCCATCACCATGACCCGGTCCTTGAGCTCCAGCGGGCCGACCCGGGCCGCCACCTCGGCGGCGTAGCCCTCCACGTCGAACCCGGGGAGCCGCTCCCGGATCGCCGTGCCCAGCACCCGCGCGGCCCCGCCGCCGACGTGCCGTTTGAGACCGCTCTCGTCCGCCATCCGCCCCCGCCCTGTCCGAGGGGCACAGTGTGCCGCCCGGCACGGGAAAAGTCGAGATTCGCCATCAAGCGGATGATCGGTCGTTCTCCTCGCGCTCGGCTCATAGGCGCCCATTTCCGGCAGCGGACGTCCCCGACGGGGAACGCGGCCCCGGGCATCCGCCGGGAGGCCACCGCGACCGGGGTGCGGGGCCGGCGGCCCCGCACCCCGGGCCGGGTCAGTCGCCCGCCGGGCGGCGGATGTTGGGCACGATCGGGGTGTCCTTGGGGCGGACCCCGATCTTGGACCCCAGCCACACCAGCGGGTCGTACCTGCGGTCGGCGACGCGCTCCTTCATGGGGATGAGCGCGTTGTCGGTGATGTGGATGCCCTCCGGGCACACCTCCGTACAGCACTTGGTGATGTTGCAGTAGCCGAGCCCGAACTCGTCCTGGGCGATCGCCCGCCGGTCGGCGGTGTCCTCCGGGTGCATCTCCAGTTCGGCCACCCGCATGAGGTACCGCGGGCCGGAGAAGTGCGGCTGGTTCTCCTCGTGGTCGCGGATCACGTGGCACACGCTGTTGCACAGGAAGCACTCGATGCACTTGCGGAACTCCTGCGAGCGCTCCACATCGACCTGCGCCATCCGGAAGTCCCCGGGCTCCGTCGCCGGGTCCGGGGTGAAGGACGGGATCTCCCGCGCCTTGTCGTAGTTGAACGACACGTCGCACACCAGGTCCCGGATCACCGGGAACGTGCGCAGGGGCGTCACCGTGACCGTCTCGTCCTCGGCGAACACGCTCATCCGCGTCATGCACGACAGCCGCGGCATCCCGTTGATCTCCATCGAGCACGAGCCGCACTTGCCCGCCTTGCAGTTCCAGCGCACCGCCAGGTCGGGGGCCTGGGTGGCCTGGAGGCGGTGCAGCGCGTCCAGCACCACCTCTCCCTCGTTCACCTCCACCCGGTACTCCGACAGCCCCCCGTCGGCCCCGCCGCGCCAGACCCGGAACAACCTCTCGCTCATGCCCGCTCCTCTCCGTCCACGCCGCCGGCCGCCTCGGGCAGCTCCTCCTTGGTCAGGTACTTGGCCAGCTCGTCGGGGTCGAACACCGACAGCAGCTCCCCGGGGATGTCGGGCACCGGGCGGCGCCCGACCGCCACCGCGCCGTCCCCGCCGACGCGGACCTCCAGGTTGATCCGCCGCCACTGGGACGACATCTCCGGGAAGTCGTCGCGGGTGTGGCCGCCGCGCGACTCCTCCCGC is a window of Nocardiopsis changdeensis DNA encoding:
- a CDS encoding succinate dehydrogenase/fumarate reductase iron-sulfur subunit, producing the protein MSERLFRVWRGGADGGLSEYRVEVNEGEVVLDALHRLQATQAPDLAVRWNCKAGKCGSCSMEINGMPRLSCMTRMSVFAEDETVTVTPLRTFPVIRDLVCDVSFNYDKAREIPSFTPDPATEPGDFRMAQVDVERSQEFRKCIECFLCNSVCHVIRDHEENQPHFSGPRYLMRVAELEMHPEDTADRRAIAQDEFGLGYCNITKCCTEVCPEGIHITDNALIPMKERVADRRYDPLVWLGSKIGVRPKDTPIVPNIRRPAGD
- a CDS encoding DNA alkylation repair protein; amino-acid sequence: MADESGLKRHVGGGAARVLGTAIRERLPGFDVEGYAAEVAARVGPLELKDRVMVMAEGLRARLPAAYPEAVGVLVDSLGEDLVDGAGMYAQGFHLMAVARFVEEYGVAHPEVSLPALVEITRRHTSEFAVRPFLVHHREAAMELMRACAADPDPNVRRFASEGLRPRLPWARRLPEFVADPGPVLEVLEALRNDPSAYVRTSVANNLNDISRDHPGRILDLAERWTRESPTPETAWTVRHALRTLVKRGDPRALALLGATGGDHVLAEGLALSPTVLDLGDTLEVRVELANTDDRPHTVIVDYRVHYVKADGTRRPKVFKWTTVELCAGERRALVKRHRVKPVSTRTHHPGEHLVEVQVNGAIKAAAPFGLRV